The window CCCGAACGCCGGTGATCCGCTGGAAAGAGTGAGCAGCCGCATCACCGCTGGGGTCGCTTTTGTCCCGCCGAGCGACATTACTTCGTACGTTTGGAGTACCCCAGGGCTGGCCGAGCAATACCGCCGATTCCCGGCGCTCGACATCTCGAAAGGAGAAGCCCAAGCGGTCTCGCCTCTCTTTTTCGTAACCGAGGACGACGCCCCTTGCTTAGTCATCTCAGGCGGCAAAGATACGTTGGTCTTGCCGGAACAAGGAAAGTGGATTCACGATAAGCTGGACGAGGCTGGCGTCGAGAACAAGTTTATCGTCTACGAAAACTCGGGGCACGGCTTAGAAAAGAACATACCCCAAGCGGTCAACGAAGCGGTAATGTGGTTCGATAAGTATTTGCAGTAGCCAAGCGCTGGCTAAGGTGAAATTAGAGGGGGTTGTGTAAGGAATCATCGGCTGAAAAGTTGCTGAGGGGTATTCGAGGGGAGTATCTTGAGGGAGAATTCGCTTCCCCTCTTTGCTCCTCATGCGTTAGGAATTGTCTTATGAAATTGATGCCCCACTGCTTGCTGGTCCCTTTTCTTCTGCTAGGAACCGTTGTGTTACCAGTTTCGGCTCAGGACGGAGAACGTCCTAATCGTCGCGGTGGTTTTGGTGGTCCCATTGTGCTGGCCGAGGATGACGTCGCGTTCTACCAAGCACCTCCTCAGGGCTTTAAGACCGAGCGCGAGGACATTCCGCATGGCAAGCTAGAAATGGTTGAGTACGAATCGAAAACGGTTGGTACCAAGCGGAAGATGCAAGTTTACACGCCGCCTGGTTATTCGGCGGATAAGAAATACCCCGTCCTCTATCTGTTGCATGGCATTGGCGGGGACGAGACCGAATGGCAACGTTTTGCCAATGTCAACGTGATGCTCGATAACCTGATCGCCGACAGGAAAGCGGTCCCCATGATTGTGGTGATGCCCAACGGCAGGGCTCAAAAGAATGATCGGGCAGAAGGGAACGTGTTTGCCAGTGCTCCGTCATTCGCGACGTTCGAGAAGGACTTGTTGGACGATGTCATTCCAGCGATCGACGCGAAGTACTCGGTAGAAGCCGATGCCGAGCACCGCGCACTGGCGGGACTTTCGATGGGCGGGGGACAAACGCTGAACTTTGGGCTGACGCACTTAGATACGTTTGCTTGGATCGGGGCGTTCTCTTCGGCACCGAATACGAAACCAGCCAAAGAATTGGTTTCTGATGTCGACGCGCTCAAGAAGCATGCCAAGTTGATTGTGCTGACTTGTGGCAATAAGGATGGCCTGATCAACATCTCGCAGCGGATGCACAAGTTCCTGCAAGAGAACGAAGTCGAGCATGTGTGGCATGTCGATGAACACGCACACGATCCGCAGCACTGGAGCAACAGTCTGTATTGGTTTGCTCAGAATATCTTTCAAGACCAGCCAGCGGCTCAGGATGCTGCCGCGAAGAACTAACGTTTTTCGCCTCGCAAGCGTTCTCTGGCTTTTCGCACGCCATGCACCCATTGCATGGCGTGCTTGTTTACGGGCCTGGTTTTAGTGATCGCGGAAATCGGTATACTACCCCGCGAATGAATTTCTCAGGTTCCGCCGATCGTGCTTGTTTCGGTTGGTGGCTTATTGAATTGGACGCTGCCAAGCGAACATGGGCAGCCGGCGGTTGCCGTACGATTCGCGTGCTGACAGCCTGGCCCGGCTTGCGATTGCGTCGGCAGAATTCAATAAATGTCTATAAGGTTAAGTTGATGGCGAAGATTCTGGTGCTCTACCATTCCAACAGCGGCAACACGCAGCGAATGGCCCAGTTGGTGGCCGAAGGGGCTGGCTTGGTTGCGGGAAGCGAAGTTCGCCTGCGTGATATTTCCGAGGCCGATCACACCGACCTTGCGTGGTGCGACGGAATTGCTGTCGGCTCGCCCACCAACTACGGCAGTGTCAGTTGGCAGATGAAGAAGTGGTGGGACGAGCAGCCGATTGAAAATTGGGGTCAGCGAGACGGCAAGATTGGCTGTGTCTTCAGTTCTGCTGGGGCTTGGGGAGGAGGCCAGGAATGGACTTGCCTGGCGCTGCTTTCCATTTTGATGAACTACGGTTTTCTCGTCTTCGGGCTAACCGATTACACCGGCATCAAATTCTCGGCCCATTATGGCGCGATCGTGGCTGGTGCGCCGCGAGAAGAAAAAGAACAACAAGCGTGCCGTCGACTAGGCCAGCGTTTGGCAGAGTGGGCAACGACCATGATCGATGGCAAAGCGGAATCGCACCCACTCAAACAATCGTACGACCGGTTTGGCGACTTGGGAAAATAGGGCCCGCCCCAAGCCAAATCTAGCCTTTGCTCTTTATTGAGAGACACGTTCGGGCTGGCTCGTGCGCTGAATTTGTCGGCCTGCTCAGGCAACTTCTACTGCTGCAACAATCGCTACGACTGCGCTGATCGTCGTAGCCGCTTCTTTCTGCGCGGTTCTTACCGGTAACAATCCAAAACGAATTAGGGAGACCCGCATTTGAGGGGGATTTTGCCAAAAGCAGATCGCTCCGCACGATTACGCCCCTATATTTCAACACGATTATTGAGGACTGCGTTGCCTAGCGAATAAGGGGCGACCAGCAATAGCCCGGGGTCGTTGAAATCGACCGGGCACGTTGTTGGATTGAACGCGTAGACATCTCAGTAAATCAAATTGAAACGAACAAGAAGTTAGTTCTGGGGTAGGTTCGTGGAGATTACAGCCAATACGATCAACAATGCGTGGCTTGTCGGATGCGCTGCGCTAGTTTTATTGATGCAGGCAGGTTTCTGCTGCCTAGAGGCTGGACTAGCGCGCTCGAAGAACAGTTCTAATGTGGCCGCGAAGAACATCGCCGACTTTGGAATCTCGGGGCTGATCTTCTGGTTGTTCGGTTTCAGCGTGATCTTTGGGACGACGCACTACGGGATTTTTGGTTTCGATCGACTGCTGGTGGGGGACGATCTGGATAGCGAATACTCGCTGGCCTTTTTTCTTTTCGAGCTCACTTTCTGTGGTACCGCGACCACAATCATTGGCGGTGCGGTCTCCGAGAGAATGCGTTTTACCGGCTATCTGCTTGTCGCCGCGATTACTTCCGCTTTGTTTTATCCTTTGTATGCGCATTGGGTGTGGGGAGACGGCGGTTGGCTGGCCGAGTTAGGCTTTGTCGATTTCGCCGGATCGAGTGTCGTGCATGGAGTAGGTGCCTGGATTGGGCTGGCATGCTGTCTCTTGATCGGACCTCGGCAGAATCGGTTTTGCCAAGAGAAGCCGATTGCCTACAACAGTCATAATCTTTCGATCGCGTCGATCGGTGTCTTTTTTTTAGCAATGGGCTGGATTGGCTTCAATGGAGGAGGCACGTTGCGGCTGGACGAACGCTTGCCGCATATCGTGACGGCCACCACCTTGGCCGGTATCGCTGGGATAACGACCGCGATTCTCTACACAAGAATGGTCCGTCGTAAGAAGGAATTGGAGACGCTTTTTAATGGCTTCATCGCAGGACTTGTCGCGATTACGGCTTGTTGCGATGTGGTGGCGTTGTGGGCGGCAGTCGTTATCGGAGCTGTCGCGTGCGGTTGTTCGATTGTGGGGGTGAAGCTTCTAGAAATCTGGGAAATTGACGACCCGGTGACGGTTGTGCCCGTGCATGGGTTAGCTGGCGTTTGGGGAACGCTGTGCGTCGCGCTGTTCGGCGACTTGGCGCTGCTCGATACCGGCTTGAGTCGCTGGGAACAATTCGCCGCCCAACTGTTAGGCACGGTGGTTTGTTTTGGTTGGGCGTTTGTCGGTGGATACGTCATTCTGTGGTGTATTAACCGATTTTATCGTTTCCGGGTTGACGCTTACACCGAAACGATTGGTTTGAACGTCGCTGAGCATGGCGATCCTTCCGAGCTTTATGAACTGCTGCAAGTGATGGAGCGGCATTTCGAGACAGACGATTTTGTAGTGGAATTCGATCTTCCCTCGGATAGCGATGTTGGGCAAATTGCCAAGGCTTATAACAAGTTGGTTGCCTCGCTCAATGGTAAGCAGCGACAATTAGACTCGGCGATCAGCGAACTCTACCAAACGAAACTCGACGTTGAAGAGTCGAAGCGCCAATTTGATTCGCTGAAGCACGCGTTAGATCAACATACGCTGTACTCGATTACAGATCGATTCGGAAAAATTATCGAAGTCAACGAAGGCTTCTGCCGCATCTCTGGTTACACCGCAGAAGAATTGCTAGGCAGGGACCACCGGATATTGAATTCCGGATATCACCCAAAGTCGTTTTGGGTGAACATGTGGCGAACGATCAGCCGTGGTGAAACGTGGCGTGACGAGGTTTGCAATCGCGCTAAGGATGGTTCGTTGTACTGGGTCGATTCGACAAACGTCCCCTTTTTCGACGCCGAAGGTAATGTCGAAAAGTTCTTTTCACTCCGCTTCGATATTACAAGTCGCAAGCAAGCGGAGCAAGCTTCGGAAGAGGCTAGCAATGAAATGCAAATGCTGTTGGATGGCGCAACGCATGTGGGCGTGATTGCCTCGGACTGTGAAGGAGTGATCACGACGTTCAATGCCGGCGCAGAGAGGATGCTGGGGTACTCTGCAGAAGAGATCATCGGAAAGCAAACGCCCATCATCTTTCATGATCAAACGGAAGTTGAACAACGCCGCCAAGAGCTATGCGAACAATACGGCAGGCCAATTAGCGATTTTGAAGTGTTTGTTATCAATGCCAAAATAAAAGGATGTGACGATCACGAATGGACGTATGTCCGTAAAGATGGCTCCACGTTAATCGTACGGCTTGTTATTACTGCTCAACGAAACCAAGAGGGGGAAATCGTTGGCTACTTGGAAGTGGCCCAGAACATCACCGAACGGAAGATCGTCGAGCAGGATAATTTGCAGTTAACAGAACGATTGAACCTAGCCTTGCGAGCTTCGGACACGGGACTTTGGGACTGGGAACTTCAAACAGGCAACATCGTTCTCAATGATGTTTGGTATACCATGCTCGGCTATCAGCCTGGCGAGTTGCCCATGGCTTTGGAAACGTGGCTTGGTTTATGCCATCCCGATGACATCGCCGTTTCGCGCGAGATACTGCAGCGACATTTCCGCAGAGAGATAAACGTCTATTGCTGTGAGGTTCGCGCACGACGCAAAGATGGTTCCTGGCATTGGATTCGTGATATTGGCGAAGTTGTCGCGTGGGATGAAACGGGCAAACCCCAACGGATGGTCGGTGTTCATATTGATGTGCAGGAATTGCACGAGGCAGTTGAAAGTGCCAATGCCGCCAATGCCGCCAAAAGCGAGTTTCTGGCGAATATGTCACACGAGATTCGCACGCCGATGACGGCCATTCTTGGTTACTCGGAACTGTTGCTAGGTGAACTCGGATCGCACAAACTATCCAATGAACAACACAACGCGCTGGAAACAATTCATCGAAATGGCGAGCATTTGTTAGCGATCGTGAACGACATCTTAGATATGTCGAAGATTGACGCCGGCAAGATGAATATCGAGATCATGCCAACCAAGCCGCTGAGCATTGTGGAAGAGGTGGTCTCGCTGATGAATGTTCGGGCGGTAGGAAAAGGGATCGCGTTGCGGGTACGCTTCGAGTCCGAATTTCCCGAGACCATTCAAACCGACCCTATTCGCTTAAGACAGATTCTGTTGAACCTGGTGGGCAATGCGATCAAGTTTACGGAAATCGGCGAAGTGAAGATTAGCCTTTCGCTGGACGCCGATCAGCAGTTGATGAAGTTTACGGTTACCGATTCCGGAATCGGGATGTCCGAGACTCAGTTGCAGCGGATAACCAATTTTGAAGCCTTCAGCCAAGCCGATTCGTCAACCACGCGTGAGTTCGGCGGAACGGGATTGGGGCTGCGGATTTCCAATTGTCTAGCACAGATGCTGGGGGGTGAGATTCATATCAGTTCCGAGAAGGGACTTGGCAGCACCTTTACCGTTACCGTTTCGACCGGGGATATTTCGTCGGCAGAGATGCTGACCCAGAAATCACTTTTGAATCGACCCTTTATTTCAAATTCAAGCGATCAATCAAACATCCCTAAGAAATTGGCGGAAACTCCTCAGGACAATCTCAAAGGGGTTCGGATTTTGTTAGCCGAAGATGGCATCGATAATCAACGCCTCATTTCTTTCGTCCTGCGAAAAGTAGGAGCTGAGGTTACCGTCGTCGAGAATGGAAAATTGGCCTACGACGAAGTGATGCGAGCCGAGCGCGAGAAGACGTCCTACGATGTGCTTCTTACCGACATGCAAATGCCAGTCCTCGATGGCTATTCAACCGTGAGAAAGTTGCGTTCCGAGGGGTATCAAGGCAAAGTGGTCGCACTGACGGCACACGCCATGGCCAGTGATCGAGATAAATGCTTGCAAGCGGGTTGCGATGGATTTGCCACCAAACCGATTGATCGAGTCGAACTAATTCGTGCGATTCTCGATATTCTTGACCGTGAATCCACCGATGGCGAAAGTGATTCGTTGGCACACAGCGGGAACAACTATTGAGTTCCCGCCAGCGATTATGTGAGCGTTGTCCCTTTTTTATTGATTCTACCGGGACATTCTGCCCCCTTCGCAGGATTTGGGGAAGGGGCTGATGAGGGCATTGGCCGGGCTTAGGAATGTCTCGCTATTGGCAAATAAACCCTCCTGCAGTAGGGAAAAAGTTTTGCATAAAGCTCGTTTCAACCTATTGTTTCCCACGAGGAGCAGGTTTCTCGTGGGAATCCGTTTTGATTGTGGCTTGACTAGGGTTCGTTGTGATGTCGACCGTAGCCGAAAACGCGTCTTTAAGGCGAAATTATTTGCCCGTGCCGCTGCTTACCCTTTGTCTGACGGGAACATTGCCGGTTGATATCTACTTGGGGCAAGAGAAGAATTCTGCCCCGGTCCTATTTCGTCGTAAACACATTGATATCGCGGGGAGCGAACTGGCCACTTTGCGGGAAAGTGGTATTGAAACCGTTTATGTTTCGCTTGATCAAGCCGACGACTATCAGCAACACCTGCAAAGCAATGTCTCCAGCATTATCTCCAATGCGGACCTGCCACTAGCGTATCGCTTGCAATTCTTAAGCGACACGGGACGCAGCATGTTGCGTGAGTCCTTTCGAGCCGACCAAGTTGACGGCATGATCCAACAAATCGGCGAGCTGAGTAGTTTTATAAGCTCGCTCATGTCAAAGAATGAGGTGGTCGTGTCAGAGTTGTTCGAAGTTTTACGTCACGACTATCAAACTTATACACACGTCTACAATGTGGCCACCTATTCGTTGTTGTTAGCGAAAGGGCTGGGGGTCACCGATGAAAAGGAACTGCAAAGTATCTCGATGGGGGGCTTACTTCATGATCTCGGTAAGCTGCGAATTCCGCTCCATATTTTGAACAAAAAGGAACGGCTTACGGACATCGAGTGGTCTATCATCCAGCGGCACCCAACCGATGGATTTATTGAATTGGCCGTCCGAGAAGATATCTCCGAAGCGCAGTTGATGATGGTTTATCAACATCACGAGAAGTTGGACGGTTCAGGCTACCCGGTTGGCATCGGAGCGAACGAAATTCACTTTTATGCCAAGGTGTGCGCGGTGGCTGATGTGTTTGAAGCCCTCACTGGTAACCGTCCCTATCGAAACCCAGTCACCAAAGCGGAAGCATTGGAAACTCTGGAGGGACTTGCTCCGCACAAACTCGACCAGGAAATGGTTCAATGCTGGATAGCACTCACGAATCGGTAGATACGGCAGGCGAGACAGCAAACGAAGACGCTTTCCATAGGGCGTTGAACACGCTGCCGTTGGAGATTGCCGTTCCGCGCAAAATGATCGAGGTTTACCAGGGAACTGGGCCAACGCTTACCTCGATGGCCGAGCAAAGACGTTTCGTGCGTTTTCGCTATCTGACGAAAGCGATTTTGCGATACAAGCAATCGTTTCCCTCGATCCCGCGATCCGATTCGTTACGTTTGGTGCTTGTAACCGACGTTTCTAAAACTGGGATCGGGATACTCAACAGCGAGCAACTTTTTCCCAGCGAACGTGTCAACTTGTGGACAAGCGGCAAGGGCATTTTACAGATCACCGTTGCCCGTTGCCGCAAAGTCAACGATCGCTGTTTTGAAATCGGCGCTATTATTTAGTGTTCGATCGAGAAGTGAGCGAACGTAACTTTCCCCTCGAGGGCTCGTAAGCCAACTTGGCCGCTGCCGTAGGAGGCATCGTTCGCGGTTAGTTGCGGTGATTCTGCCCCATCCAGATAAACCTTCAGCGTTTCCCCTTCGGCGACAACACGCAAATCGTACCAACGTTGTGGGGCGAAAGGGACTTGGGTGCTCGCCAGGACCGACATCTTTTGACCGTCACATTTCGCCAGAACCAACTGGCCTGACGAAGTGATTTGGGCAGCGTAACCTTGGAAATTGTCGCGTCCAATGCCGGCGTTGGCGACACGAAACACAATCCCGGCTGTTCCTTCTTCAGAATCGAAACGAACCCGCGTGTGAACGTCGAGATTGCGATACTCAAACCCACGTAGCAGCACCTTGTCGCCAAAACGGCGATCAGCACTCGCATTGATGCGTAGTTGCTTATCTGCCAGCTTCAGCGTTTGCCCATTGTAAAAATGAAGCAGTTCCCAGCGGTCTAAAGTATCGAATGCCTCGGATAAGTTGGGCCCTGGTTTTAAAGCGGGCTCTCCAGCAGGAACCGGCACCGGCACTCCCCATGAAGTCGGCTGACCAGCGACGGGCATTCCGTCGTCGTTCCATTCAACCTTTTTCAAATTGATGCAACGATTCCACGAGCCTTGCGGATCGATCGAACTGTGAAACACGAGCCAGTCCTCGCTACCATCAGGTGACGAGATCAGGCAGCCATGTCCCGGGCCGTAAACGTCTTTGGATCTGGAAAACCAAGGTGTCGCTTGCTTGACCCAAGCCGAAGCATCGAGCGGGTTCTCACCTTCCAGCGTCATCAAGCCAAAGCAATAGTCAGGCGTCCACGAGCCACTGGCCGCATAAAGAAGGATCGTTTTCCCATTGCGATGAATCAACTGGGCACCTTCGTTCAGCCCGTCAGGACGCCCCACCGTTTCCCAGGGATACATCTTCGAAGAAATATCGACGATTGGCCCAGTTAGCTTGGTGGGAGATTCCATCTCCGAGATAAACAAGTGCTGCGTCGAATCAGGCCGAGTCCCTTCGGGCCAGCCTGACCAAACGCAGTATCGTTTGCCATTCGGAAACTTCGAGACCGTCGCGTCGATTGCCCAAGCTGGCGTTTTCAGTTCCGCCGCGATCTTATAGCTGCCGAGGGGATCATCCGTTTCCGCTTCCAACACGATCACGCGATGGTTCGCGTTGTCGCCGTCGTCGGCACACGTGTAAATCCACCACTTGCCATCCAGGTAATGAATTTCTGGTGCCCAAAGCTGATCGCGATACGGACCTTTATCGGGGGCTGTGAACACCACGCGATGAATGCCTCGGTCGGTTAAACTTTCACTGCGGTAAACCGCAATCGCTCGGTCCGACTTCAAGCTGGCAGCCTGATAATACGCGCCGTCGGGCCCAACCATCAGGTAAGGATCTTGGGCGGCATAAACCGGATTTACAAAGGTTGTTTCGTGTTCTTCTGCATTGGCTGCGGTGGCAAGACAGAGACAAACCAACAACCAAAGCACGACCGTAACCCAAGAGGGAACGAGGGAACTGGCAAGCAAAAATCGCAAACGCATCGAAACGAACTTTCTCTTTGAAAGGTGGGGCTTTCAGCGACAAATGGCGATGTTGTTTGTCGATGATTACTTCTCAAAGAATAGTTGAAAGGGGCGTCGTTTGCCTACCGTCTCCGGCTGGCTTTCGCCACGTCAGACGCCAATTTGCCTGATTCTGTCGCCCCCGTGGCAAACATCTCAGGCAAATTGAGTTTACAGGGAGTTGAGTGGCCAAATCGGACTATTGCGGGGCGATGTTCGGAGGAATCCCTAGCAGGGTGGAAAATTCCAGCAGCAACCGTTCTGGCGTGCTCATTTCGTTCCGTTGGCGAAGCACCGAACGTGCCAATGCGGGCTTATCGGTCAGAATGCCATCGACGCCACGGCTAATCATGGTCGACATCGTCGTCGCGTCGTTGACCGTCCAAACGTAAATATCTTTGTGGTTATCGTGGGCGTTTTGAATGAACATCGGCGTCGCAAAGCGGGCATTGATGGCCAGAAAGTCGGCGTCGAGCTTTTTCAGATTCCCGGTCGCCACCGACAGCAGCAGCCCGACTTTCCAGTTGGGGCGAAGCGCTTTCATCTTTGCGACCGCTTTCCGTTTAAGCGACATAATCATGATCTGCGAGGCCATGCCTTGCTGGTCAACGATATCGGCCACGCGCTGCTCTAGCTGCTGATCGTGGCCGTAGTATTTCAGTTCGATGTTGACTTTGATTTTCCCTTTGCAGGTCGCTAGAACTTCCGCCAAAGTTGGTACACGTTCCGCACTGAACTCTGGGGCGAACCAGCTTCCGATATCGATTTTCTGAAGATCTTCATGCCGAGCATTCCACAGTTTTAGCCGGTTATGTGCTTGTCGCATGAAGTCGCTATCGTGAAAGACGACCACTTCGCCGTCGGCCGTTTCTTGCACGTCAATTTCAATCCAATTGGCCCCTGCTTCAATGGCGTGATGAATGGAAGCGAGCGTGTTCTCTGGGGCGGTACTCGAGGCACCCCGGTGGGCCATGATCTGGACGTTGTCTTCCATCTGCACACTATCCATACTCGCCAAACCAATCAAAATGGCCAGCAACACACCGACAATGCCAGCACAAGCCAGGCGGAAACGTGTGATTTGGAATACGTCATCCTCGGCATTGGAAAGGGCAAAATGCTGCGAAAGGTCGACCTCCTTTCCGGCTCCGAGGTTGCGATAACAGGCGAACAACATACTCGCGAACGTGGTCGTACCCAAAAGGTTGATCGTCAAGTTGACCAGCGAAAGGCAAACCAGCCCTACCCCGATGGAAGCAACCAGCCACTGCAGCGAGGAAGTCGAATCTGGCACCAAGTGATGCCAGAGCCAGCCAAGCAGAGACGAGGCAATGGTCGACACCGTCAGCATGGCAATCCCCCACAGAAACAGCATCGTAATCAGCGGGAAGCGGTGTCCGCGGACCCGCAAGCGACTTTGTCGGAGGGCTTCTCCCGGGGCGACACCTTCGAAGAGAACCAACGGAATGGCTAAAAGATAGCTGGCGACCAACCACAGCATCAGCGCTCCCAAGCCGATAGCCAGCACCGCGCCAATGCCCAGCGAAACACGAAAAACAGGAGGATTCTCTTTCAAGTAGTAGTTGATATCGTACTCGGTCAAAAGGGCCCAATAGACAGCCCCGGCGACCAGTAGGAACGGAACGATTGCCAAGACAACGACCACGATTAGCCGCAACGTCAGCCGCAGCACGGCAACGCCGTTCTTGGCAGCGAATTGTAACGCTCCGATCGGTGTCAACTTGGCGCCGGCTTCGTGCGAGGCAAGCACGCCGAGCAAGGAAGCTTGGGCGACAATCACAATCCCCAGCCAGAGCGTTCCGACAACCAGCGAGCAGAACCAACCCGCTGGCCCTAGCAGGAAGATCACAATATCGACATCGGAAAGAACATCGTCGCCAAAAGCTGCGAGCAACAAACGGAACAAACTGCTCAGCAAGGGGGTCAACAAGATGAACGTCAACAACTTGTAAAGCAAGTCGGTGGCAACCAGCGTTCTCCCACAGTTCCAAAGATTGCGCGTGATTTCCGAGGCTAATTGGCTCATAACAAAAAAATGGTGTCTTGACATCGTGTGAAAGTTTTGCGGCGACGTGCAATGGTTGCTTAGGATTGGGCATGATCCGCCAAGCGAGTTTGTAACATCTGCTCTAAACGCTCGATCTCGGTTTGAATATCCGGGTTACGATCGCGGATCAAATTATTCGTTTCGCCAGGGTCGTTCCGCAAGTCGTAGAACTCGTCGCGATCTTGGTTATGAAGGTCTTGGATCAGCTTGAAATGGGGTGTTCGATAACACCGTAGGGAAGCCTCCGCATAATGGCTCATGTCGTACTCGGCGTAAACGTCATTGTTCCATGCCGCAGGACTAGCGCCTTCGAGCAAAGGAACGAGGCTCCTGCCTGGCAGGTTATGATCGACAGGACGGCCGGCAATTTGAGCGAGCGTGGGGAAGAGGTCCAAACTGGTCGCACTTTGCGGAATAACCTTTCCCGCTGGAACGTTACCAGGCCAGCGAACAACCAGCGGCACGCGAAGGCTGTTGTCGTAGAGATTGGGGCGGTACTTATCCGAAATGACCCGTGTACCGTTATGCCACTCGCCTGGCGGACGCTTTTTGGTTGCCCAGATACCGTTCCCTTTATGCCAGATTCCGTTGTGCCCCATGTTGTATCCATGATCGGAGGTGACGATCACGATGGTGTTGTCGGTCAGCCCCTGCTGATCGAGCGCTGCAAGTAAACGTCCTAAGTTTCGATCGACCCCCGAAGTGCTGGCCAAGTATTCGCGCATCATCTGTTTGACCCGTTTCTCATCGAGGCCTGGGTAGCTCGGGATGGTAGGGTCCATTTGGGCGTACGGCTGCCAGTCTTCCTCTGCCACCGGCAACCATTTGCCATGCGGAGCACGTGTGGCCAGGCAAAGGAAGAACGGCTGATCGCTAGGGCGTTGGATAAAGCCAATCGCGCGGTCGGTCAAAATATCGGTAGTCAGTCCGGAGAACTGGCGGACCTCGCCATCTTCTTCCAGAGTCGGATCGTCTGGGGTGGTACCACCTCCGGTCAAGCCCATGAAATAGTCAAACCCATGCTGGGAGGGATGAAAGCGCTGCTTACCTTCGGCCAGCCAATCTCCCAAATGCCATTTGCCCACGAGCCCGGTACGGTATCCGGCAGACTTCATCATTTCCGCCAAGGTAACCGTCGTGTCGGGATCGAGCGCGACAGGAGCTTGGGGATCGTAAAGTTTGTGTCCTGGTTGGGGAATGAAATCGCGGATACCCAATTCGCTGGCATATCGCCCCGTCATTAAC of the Bremerella cremea genome contains:
- a CDS encoding glycerophosphodiester phosphodiesterase; amino-acid sequence: MSQLASEITRNLWNCGRTLVATDLLYKLLTFILLTPLLSSLFRLLLAAFGDDVLSDVDIVIFLLGPAGWFCSLVVGTLWLGIVIVAQASLLGVLASHEAGAKLTPIGALQFAAKNGVAVLRLTLRLIVVVVLAIVPFLLVAGAVYWALLTEYDINYYLKENPPVFRVSLGIGAVLAIGLGALMLWLVASYLLAIPLVLFEGVAPGEALRQSRLRVRGHRFPLITMLFLWGIAMLTVSTIASSLLGWLWHHLVPDSTSSLQWLVASIGVGLVCLSLVNLTINLLGTTTFASMLFACYRNLGAGKEVDLSQHFALSNAEDDVFQITRFRLACAGIVGVLLAILIGLASMDSVQMEDNVQIMAHRGASSTAPENTLASIHHAIEAGANWIEIDVQETADGEVVVFHDSDFMRQAHNRLKLWNARHEDLQKIDIGSWFAPEFSAERVPTLAEVLATCKGKIKVNIELKYYGHDQQLEQRVADIVDQQGMASQIMIMSLKRKAVAKMKALRPNWKVGLLLSVATGNLKKLDADFLAINARFATPMFIQNAHDNHKDIYVWTVNDATTMSTMISRGVDGILTDKPALARSVLRQRNEMSTPERLLLEFSTLLGIPPNIAPQ
- a CDS encoding sulfatase family protein, with amino-acid sequence MPRFVSLWLAVCLLIGVISVARGEKPNVLLVLTDDQAPWAFATAVEAGEFPDVPVPATPNFDRLAREGARFQNFFCTTPVCSPARASLMTGRYASELGIRDFIPQPGHKLYDPQAPVALDPDTTVTLAEMMKSAGYRTGLVGKWHLGDWLAEGKQRFHPSQHGFDYFMGLTGGGTTPDDPTLEEDGEVRQFSGLTTDILTDRAIGFIQRPSDQPFFLCLATRAPHGKWLPVAEEDWQPYAQMDPTIPSYPGLDEKRVKQMMREYLASTSGVDRNLGRLLAALDQQGLTDNTIVIVTSDHGYNMGHNGIWHKGNGIWATKKRPPGEWHNGTRVISDKYRPNLYDNSLRVPLVVRWPGNVPAGKVIPQSATSLDLFPTLAQIAGRPVDHNLPGRSLVPLLEGASPAAWNNDVYAEYDMSHYAEASLRCYRTPHFKLIQDLHNQDRDEFYDLRNDPGETNNLIRDRNPDIQTEIERLEQMLQTRLADHAQS